The Quercus lobata isolate SW786 chromosome 9, ValleyOak3.0 Primary Assembly, whole genome shotgun sequence region CAAACCTTCACAAAAAGCTGGTAACAGATTTGGTCGGCTGGCGTCCAAATCTGTCCAAACAAACCCGGAAAAACACTTGACCAGTCCACCGATCAAAGTTCTGGCTGTCGCTTGaactaccaaaaataaatttgtagtGTTAAAAGAGACAAAAATGTGAGTAATATTAACCACATAGCTCATTTATAATCtcctaaaatagaaaaaatgatcaattttacatattttaattCATAAAACACCCATATCAGTCTTTGTAAAAATATGCAAATATAAATCATGATCGTGTAAATGAACAGTAATAAtgtatatatgcacggttactgttcaccatgtaaataacttttttattcttttttctctctctctcctctctctacCTCTGGCTCACctcactctctttttctcatttccttTCTCACCTCACTCTCACCGATCAACTTTCTCTCAAAGCCGATCAGTCTCTCCGATCAAATACAATGGTGATTCCAACAAACCATGAAACGACGGACCATGATTCCGATCAGCCTCTCTCATCTTTAATCACATGAAAAAGATCAGCTTTCTCGACAGACCATGATTCGGTGATCCAAGACCTTGACTCAGTGAACACCGATAATTCCAACGGGTTTGTTCTATTTGATCATTGATGGTGGCTGGTTGCTGGGTGTgggtgattttgggtttgtagTTCGACGGAGAATATGAGTTTGTGAGTTTGTTCCAGAGgaaaggaaataataaaaaaatgtaaaaaaaattaatattttattgaataaatgtgtagaatagataaactgatgtgagtattttgtaaaagtagatgtgtaaaatagaaaaagtaggttttttctttcaaaatagaCGGAAAATTTGCACCaactgatgtggttgctctaatatatcatttttatatggTTTTGTTATTATCACTAGTCTGTAGTGTTCATTAACATGTTACTTCAATAATTATGAGCATGTTATAAATAATACTATGTGGATTAATAACATtaacattaaatttttatttttcataattttatgtgaaaagcttgataaatttttcttcatgatgTTTTTGTGCTTTTTCATCAAGGTATACAATAAATTGGGTATCAAGCATGGTGACATCCTCATTAGCCAACAAGGAACTAGGAAGAGTAAtaaatttatgttttaaaaaaacaacataaaaaattgAAGTGACCTCATAATAATCAAGTTCGATAAGGAATAGATCGTCTAGGGTCCTTGTCTATTGTTCGTGTATAGGCGAACATAAACAGACGATCTAGTCTCAATCACTAGTCAAGGCGTGCAGGTTATTAGAAAAAATGACCTAATGCTTGTGTTCAGTCTCAATCACTAATCAAGGCGTGcgaattataagaaaaaataaccTAATGCTTGTGTTCAGCAGAAGGGTGGCCATTCAATATGGGTGTAGTCCTTAGATGACATGATCTATATCCATAGGGAAAATAGTCTCATGGCCAAGATCTATGCCATCAATAAAGAAACATCCATTGATTTTGCTCACAATGGCATCCCAAGAATTTCCAATCAACCACTCGGACATAATTAGCTAGCCTACTTGAATTCTAACTACCAGTAGATCAAATCAAATTGGAAGTGAGAGAAGAGACAACCAATTGATGCTCACCTCAGCCATCACCAATATAACTATTAAAATGAATGAGTATACAATGTCATCCCAGTGTCTATAAATTTTCACAATCTCAAGTAGAGCAAGGTATGAGAAACCTATCACGTAACATCGTACCTATACTCCTAAAATACAGACACTAACTAGGCATCAAAGTGTCTAAGATAGAATTATGCTAATTGAGCACAACTTTGTGCCACAACTCACCACAAGACGAGTTGTGATTATCAAAAGTGCATCCTCACATAGCTCACTGACACATTTTTGTTAATTACAACTCGTCATATGGCAAATTGTAGCATAAAGTTGTGCCCAATTATGTGATATTGGCACAACTCTCTAAGATAATGTCATATAGGCACCACTTTAGCTTTCTTGTTTGTTCAATGTATCCATAGTTCAACCAATAGAAAGTCTTCAACATTAGGACATTGTGCAAGCATTGATTCACCATCAAAGATCAACGTAACATTATTATAGTgctttttttcttccaagtacTTATAAAAAGTGCATGAAGCTAAGTTTCTATTTGAGAACATTTTATCTAGGTTTTGGCTAGCAATACTAATACTATagacataaaataaaagttatataaaataagtaagTGACTCATTTGGAATCTACAAATAGTAAGATAAATAAGCAATAAGCTGGCTTATAAGTATATTTCCAAACATGCACtaataatttaatcaaataattattagaCATTTTTCTATACCAATAATAgtttttcatagttttaaaaacagATTAGACTGGCCGATTGAATCAGTTTAATCAAGAATTGATCACTAATTTAGtatgataaaaacaaaacccctaaaaccaattaaaaaaaaaaaaacatgccaAAACGGGTAAAAATCAAAAACTAAGAGTAGAGTAAAAATGGTTCTTTTAACATATTGACTTTTAAAACTATGCTTTTTTTCTACAtctcactttttatttatttatagcaTGCCACCACTATAAATCATTGGATTACACTATTTATAGCAacccttatccaaaaaaaaaaaaaaaaaatcctccaaCCACAGTTACAAgcactaaaattattttggatGAAAACTCAAGTCCATGATATATATCTCATTCCTTAAATGGACAGACCCTATcccctctctttttccttccttttgttCTGTCGGGAACATCAAACACACTCCAAAAATCCCAATCCCAATCCCAATATCCCACACCCGTCAGATCACACTTACAAACTCCTTCCATTTCCAACTTTCCAGTGGGCCCCACATCCACGTGAAACATAATTTCACCCCCATACACACGCGCAACACACAAACAGAACCCAacctatttatatataaatagaaagtaaaaaaataatcctCGACAAGCCGTCACATAAATCACATTCTCTTTCATttcccaaaaggaaaaaaagaaaaaaagaaaattttatttacccAATTGAGCCTCTTCAAGGAAACACAGGGGCACACCCTGCAATTCTTAGCTATTTCAgggtatttatttttttgatcgTTATTCTTTCGAAGCTTCTTTTTATTCTTCGAGCTCAGCTCACGAATTCTCAATtcttagggttagggttttttttggctttttttggctttttttttttattgaagtgaccaaaaaaaaaaaaaaaaccatgtttcTTCTTCGATGGAACAGGTTGAGAACTTAGGGTTTGGAACTTTTGGATTTGTATAGTAAAAATAAAGGTTTTGATTAGGTAGATAATTATGGCGGCAGCGAATCCACAGCCTTTGCAGGCGCGTCCGTATGGGGACCACGTGGCGGTGCGGGGACCGATACCGCTTGACGATGATGATGAAGGTGAGTACgaagatggtggtggtggtggtgatgatgcTATGGATGACTTGGAAGATGCTCACGTGAATTCGGTTAGCGTTGCGGAGTATGGAGTTGgagttggtggtggtggtggtggtggtggctgtggtggAGGTGTTGGTGGAGGAGTGGTTATGGCGTCTCGGACGAGTGAGCTTACTCTTTCTTTCGAAGGTGAGGTCTACGTGTTCCCTGCTGTCACGCCTGAAAAGGTATATATgtctatctctttctctatctgAGAGTAATTTGATTAtggttttgttttagttttgttatGAATTTTAGGTGGAGATGATattgagaacaatttttttgagttcattgattttttttttttttgaaatatgggAATATTGGATTTGATAATTGTATTTAATGTTTTTggaatttatttggttttttaagTTAAAGACTTGAGATTAATGGAAGGCGGTCCTGACAACAAAACGACAATGGGGGATTTTGGAAAGTATTAGATACTTCTGGATTGATCATGTGAATAGTAGAGCAATTAATGGacaagtgagaaagagagatgaTGAAGTTGAGGGAATGAAAGAGGTagagaaagacaaaaaataacattagtagaagtagTTGAAAAgaacatgtcaattaaggaagtaacaaAGGTTATGAACTCCGATATAAtagaatgaaggaaaagaatacatgCGGCTAACCGTAATTAGTTTTCTTGAGGATTTATAGCCGACTccaaaaatttgggactaagggttttatctcatttttcacATTAtgtggtttatttttatttttattttttagcatgtttgtgtgtgtatatataaaataaaattggagtACCCGTCAATACGTTATTTGTACTCTAGGAGTACCTAATAGTTACTAGGGAATTTTTCAGataattattaggtactcttaAGAGTACCGTGGCAAAAAAAGCTAGCTGCCTATTACAAAAATCTTTCTTATTCACATGACTTTTCTTATGTCATTTTTTGTATTAGGTGGCCTGCTTTTATTATCTTGGAGTATCACATCAAATGTAATCcaggagtacctaataattccTTGGAAATTTAGGGAATTTATTGGTAATTAATGACCACtgttatatattatttgtttggatttgatAGGTTGtctatttattaatattattttagaagTTATACGACTTTTTTGGTATATTCTTACTGTTTTCTTTTCTCGCAAGCAGAATTCTGTGTTTGTTAATGTCATCTTGTTTTCAAGTCCCTAGTCAACTTGGTGATTTTGTGGATGTATACATTGGAAAGTAGAAAACTGTAGAAtggtttttaatatttaaaaccTGATCGTCCCTGATATGttttcatcttatttttgtGGAAGTTTTACTTTTGAAACACACATAATTATTATGATTGGGTACTGTAGTATGTTATATTGTTGCCCTTAATCCAAATCTTAATGTATgttgtatttttccttttttttttcttgttatcaACTGGTCAAGTCACTTtcttatacacacacacacaccacaaTCTCTTCAAATGACTTTGCTGGTTTTGGAGTGTGCCCGTTTTGAAGGATGCCTGGGTTTTTTGCATTGTGTCATGTGCAACAGGTACAAGCAGTGCTCTTGCTTCTAGGTGGACGCGATGTACCAACTGGTGTGCCTACAATTGAAGTACCTTTTAATCAAAATAACAGGGTaccacaaaatttgaaattatagaaAGCAAGAAGTTGCATTTTCTGTGCCTATTCTCATGAGTTGTCGGGCCACTATGTGTAGGGTGTAGGTGAAACCCCAAAGCGCTCAAATCTTTCACGAAGAATAGCATCCTTGGTTAGGTTTCGTGAAAAACGGAAAGAGAGatgttttgacaaaaaaattcgGTACACTGTTCGAAAAGAAGTTGCACAGAGGTGAGAtgaatttgtatttggtttttcatttttatctgTAATTAATGCTTTAATAGTTTGACCATTTGGAATTAAGGTATTTCTTCTTTGGTTATGTTGAGAAAATACCCATTTGGGTTTTCATGCATGGTAATAATACATttgatatatttaaaagaaataaataaaggaaaatgatgGTATGCGTTCTTTTATCTAAAAGAAAGTATTAAGCTTTAGTTTTTGTTCTTGGGCAATACAGAAGTTTTAGAtggatggaaagaaaaattttagttttgagGATGATTTTTTACTCTATTGGTGCCAACTGCTTGTTTAATCGCCTTCTGTGATTCATCAgagattttttgttatttgaaatctAGTGGCTGAGGTTTGCCACTAATCACTTCAAGAATTTTTTCCATCTAGCTCCCCCAttggttttagaaatttaaggAATATAACTATGCAATTTTGCAATGCAGAAGTAccgttttttcttctttgtttagtAATAATTTATCTGTGTAACTATATTGGATTAAGCAATATCCTGGGCACAACATTTAAACAAGTCATACAACCAAAATTTTTGTGCGTTATATTTCTCTGTGCGAGTGTACTTTAGCATTTTACAGAAGAAATGACATTGTCTATTAATTGGATGCTGGTTCATATCCACAAGGCTTGTCATCTTTAATGTTGATTCAAACACATCATGTCATCTGTATATGGTTAGATCTcttaaaatcatcaaaatttCTTCCTCTAAAAGTATATATAGATGGGATTTTGCATTGATATCCACATGTTCTAGTATTTCCCACAcagtttttggctttttggccGAGTATGGGTGCATGAATATGAGAAATGAAACTATAGGAAGAATGTGCTAAATTGTAGGTGTGGcaaaattgatttattattgCCCTAGTGCACTTTAACTTGTGATTTCAGATTTTAGGTATATCCTTATTTAAACCAGTAAAAATGGTGTCAGTGTCAATGATGCATGATTCTCTCTCCTTGTTATAATTCTGGTAGGATGCACCGCAAGAATGGACAGTTTGCATCtgtaaaagaaaattcaggTGCTTCTAGTTGGGATTCTCCTCAGAGTTGCCTTCAAGATGGTACTCCTCATCCAGAATCTGTGTGAGTTCCAGGTTTATATTGGTTGTTGCTTATTTCAGCTTTTGAATAATCCATGATTTGTTAGTGGTACTAACTTTTATGTTCATTGCACTTGTTTCTGGAATTTTTATTTCCAGTTTGCGCAGATGTCAACATTGTGGTGTTAGTGAAAATAATACTCCTGCAATGCGTCGTGGGCCAGCTGGACCGAGGACTTTATGTAATGCATGCGGTCTAATGTGGGCAAATaaggtttcttttattttgttttctgaaGGAGTGTGTTGGCTGTGTTCTATCAGTGTGCTTGCTGTGATTCAAAGTAGGTCTGTGTGATTGCATAGTGGGCCATTTTGTATGTATTTGGACTTGGAATTGTTATGCTTTGGTTTGTAGGAGTTGATGTCATGTTTGATGGAACACTTGGTCCTGATTTCCTGTGTGCATGTGCGTGTGTTTTATTAACTTCTTCACAATAGCTATTATAGGTGGTAGCTACAAAGAGTTGAAGAGTTGTGGGTCGTTATTTGAGGAGAGTGGTATAACCAACTCGAGATCTCTGTACCTTACTAATATGCCACATTGAAGTTGGGTGCACTACTTGTTTTTAAGAAATCTTATGAGGTTTTCTTGGTATAAATGATAATGTTGCTTTACTGATTTGAGATTATATAGTGAGCTAATAGGAATTTAGTGCAAAGGTCTGTTCTCTTCTGTATTTGatagaaaattacactttaaacAGCTCATTTATTTACTCATGATATGTAGATAAAGATAGTTTCAATATTGATTCTATTACTTTTCTTTGTCATTGGGTGACTCTTCTACTTGattcatttgttaataaatgTTTTGTAGTTTGTCAtctattcttttttactttcctGGTTGTGAGGAGTGCTTTTGtgcattgcattttttttttttttttttgagtaaaatagttttgttaaaaataagagGTAGCAGTGTGAATGCATATGTGCCAAACTCCTCCTTAAGCTTTACAATCTCAAGTTCAAATAGGCTGTTGTGTCTTGTGTGAGTGTCAGGGTGTACCTCAGCTTTAGTAGATAATTGCATAAGATATATTTTGTATTGTTGTTATCCAAGTGTGGCTTCAGCTTGAGTTTTGCTGTTTTGCTATCAGAGATGTATCGTTTCCTTTGGTATAATTTGTCTATTTCCCTCACAACTTTCTTGTCAATTTTCCTCACAACTTTCTTGAATGTACAGGGAACATTGAGGGATCTCAGTAAGGGAGGAAGGAATGTTTCCATGGACCATGTTGGACCTGTATGTACCACAAGAAAGAACCCCAATATCTCCAGaatatgtattttctttaagtttggAAGCATATaccatttttgtgttttatgattttcttcttccttgtgTATACATCCTGTGTATTAGGGTTGCACCCCatagcattttcttttaatgagTTTTTTACTTATGATTTTCCCCTcgtgcttttaatttttattttccctaGGGATGGGGGGttgtaatattctttttttgataagtagggGGTTGTACAATTCTAGGCTTGTGCATTGTCATAATCTGATATTTCTGTGTAGTATTACTCTGCCTAATCTAATGCATGGATCGTCCTATTATGTTCATTATTATGCTTGGAATTGCTGACATCCAGATTGCTAAATGAGTCTACCTAGTATATCAGGATTTGTCTGTTGTACACAATGCTTAATTAATTTTCTGGTATTTGTTATGTTGCTATTGTTGCCAAGATCAATTTACCTAAAGGCTTTAACGGGATCTGCAGGAAACCCCAGTTGATGTCAAACCGTCAATTACAGATGGAGAATTCTCTGGCAACCAGGATGAGCAAGTATTAAATTTTCTTATCTGCTTCAAATACATTATAAGTGAATTGGACAAGCTTGTTTCAAGCATCTAAACTAATTTATGGTGAATGCAGGAAGCTCCTGAAGACCCTTCTAAACCTGTCACTGAAGGAACCAATAAGTCTTCTGTTAACCCTGATGAGGAAGTATGTTTTTGATCCCTGAGAGCAAGCAATAGAGTAATGAAGTCAATTGTCCCTTTTTTATGTCTTTGACTAATTATGTTCTTAATAGCCTTGAAGAAACATTTTAATCAACTGCACTAGTTTGTTTTATATTTGGTACAATGATATGAAATTTGCTCTTTACTGATTGCAGTTATGCTGTTTCTTTTGTGAATAAAACAATTTGAGCTTACTGTGAGGATTTGAGTAGGGTTCAAATAGCCATAGCATTTAAAAAATACCTTGAAATCCATGTTTATGTTTTAGTAACCAGCTGTGTATATTTTGTAAAGAACTTGTTAGGCGGCCCTAATGTCAGTCCTCAAAATCTTTATATTAAagcaaattataaaaatagtaaagaCAAAAgacttacacacacacatgcacaaaaCCTAATAATTTCCTTACAGTTTTTATGTTTATCAAAAAAGTAGAAGTCTTGGCAGATACTTGGTGGACAGAATTCTTCTTGCATGAGTTCTTCAGAATAAATGGTTTATCTTGTTAAAACAAcgatgtctctctctctctctctctctctcttgtgtggaaacatttttttttgacgAAAGATCTTGTTCAGCATATTAAGACATCTAACCCCAGGCTAATTTCCTTCTCATCTCTCACAAATTATTATTTCAACCctaaattgtattttatttgtttccatGGTGACTTTCAATTCCATGTGGTGCAGGATTTGCATGACGCTGCTGTAGATTTTTCGGATCTTCCCATGGGACTTGTCCATTCTTCAGTTAATGATGAGGAGCAGGTATAATAGCTATATCTTGGCTTTTGAGTTAATACCATTGAGCTAGAAATTTACAAAATACTGTTCTCCACTTCTCACTGCCTCTAGTgttgataaataaaaagtggGCTTAGTGCAAAGTTCTGCTGTTGCAGTTTTCTTCACTTCCACGGTGAAGTACTTCCCGTGTAATCACTTTCACCTATCTTCCATTTAATTCTCAACACTTCCCTAAATCCAAACGCATAAGAAGTGAGGCACCATTTGTTCTGTCCGTTAGTCTCATATTTGTACCAAAGATTTCAGATAAGAAACGGAAGGaagataatatatttatttagcTATCATTGGTATACTAATGTACACGtttttttacataaatgcaTTTTAATTTGTAACTGCAGAtataaaatctcaaaattttcgAATGTAATCTTCTGATAATCGTTACATCATTCATGGGAGGTTCTGATATGGGTTTTTGGATATACAATTTTCATGTTGAAGTTGTGGTATCTGCAGGAACCTTTGGTTGAGCTTCCTAATCCTTCAGATACAGATATAGATATCCCTGCTAACTTCGATTAGAAGGTAATGATTTTGTTAATTGATTGATGTAAGAGATATGGCTGCTAGTCAGGATGTATCAGTTTAGTTCCCTCATGTCTTACTAGTTGGTCTATATCAATTTGATTTCTCTCATGTGATCATGCTACTTTCAGGCCTAAGATTGTGATCCTTGTAAAGGAGGGGCCTTTAGGGACTTCAGTTGTCATGACTAAAAACAACCATGATGTGAACTCCAAGTGCAACGAAATCATCTTCTGGCTGGAGGAATGCACTGTTGCTTTCAGCTGACATAGATTCCTGGCAATTATTGGCGTCGATACAAGTGCCGGGATCTTGCATGTGTTAGAGTTGTTAGGAGAAATGTTTCGAGTGCTTTTTACCTGTATGTGATTTATTTGTTAGGGCTGTTCTGATTGCGGTATATTTAATGTCACCTCTCACATTTAATTCATGTCAAATGTACCGAGTGCTTGTGATGTTCTGATCTCAACAAACCTCAGTTCAGCTACAAAATGAGAATGTCAATAATTGGTCTGGTCAAGTCATTTAGACGCATTGATCCGGTAATTTCCATACTTTGACAGTTGCTATTGATGGGAGTATAATTTTATGTAGGTTTAATGGGTATACATCCAATGTACCCAGAGTCAGCACCTCCGTCACGTTCTTTATTATAGAAGTTGGGAGTCTGGGCACGGAAACTGAATATGAATTAGAAAGGTACTTTAGCATGAGGTGATATGGGACTCAGCCACGTGCCCTTGTTGAGTCTAAATTAGCCGAGGTgcgaaatttttttataaatattctGTAGTGGGTTACAAAAAAGTGACGGAAAGAAACTTTGATTACCGAAAGGGAGAGTCAGAGATGTGAAATGACATTTCTGTTATGTTcaagtgtttttctttctttacttttggGAATCTGGaaacagaaaacaaattatGTCAGCTTTGTCCATGACCCTGTACTAGAACATAATAACAGGACCTTATGGATACAAGTCACAAGATGCAAGTCCAAGCCAGTGCGCATTAGGTCAATCTGTTTcttaagaaacataaattatatcatctaataaaaagaaaattttatatattgacgacaacaataataaaaaatatacaaatacataaaatttacaattgtcttcttcgagttttcatattttgaaatcattgtaTGATAGTCTAATTATCAATGTTACAAGATACATCTCTTTCAATTGATACAatcaagcaatcattcatctaccgaatgtagaacaaattagagaacaaaattcaattttattggcataaaattgaagggtagacaaataaaaatttttaaattatcattatatatatatatttttttttttcaggtcagggaCTCAGGGGCGCCACCCCTTGTCCAAGCCCACCTTAAAAAGAGTACTCTAAATTCCAAGATAAGAGTCCAAAGCTAAGTGTACATTTGAGTTAggattataaattaaaattatttcactatttaatttattttttctattatacataAATCTTACTGCATTTTTTGACACTATTcattatttacagtactttcagcaataatttttcagtttcaacaaaataaactgtATCCAAATATACTTTAAGCCCAATTTTGCACTGAACATACATAGAGATCCAAATTGCGGCCCAAAAAAAATGACTCAGACAGTCTTAACAGAGCATACAGGATCCCCCGTTATTGGTGAAAGCTATTGTCGCAGTTAAGGAACCAAAACTTTTGCCATACATCATTTTCACATCCTGTTGGATTTTATtaaacccacacacacacacgcagaAGGAAATATAACTTTATTTCTATTgggtaaaatatattttaatgtatgtacaaaataacaaaattgtggtaactcaaaaattttggagaCTCAATTCTCTCCCTTTACGTAAGCTACAAAAATATACAAATAGACACCCCCTTGAGGCATAGGGATTATTTCTTCCCTTGGGCCAAGAGAGTTTAGGATCTTGGACTAAGCTGCAGGCGTGTTCGACTCGGGTCCTTGCAGTGAATCACTGTTGAATGTAGGCTCCAGCCATTATGTTTCTAGTTGATAACTTTGATATCCCTAAAGGCACATATTCATCTCGTCCATTCTTGGTGTCCCCCATCTGGCATTATATTTGAAGATAATGTGGCAGGATGAATCTCTCAAGCCCTTCATCCAGGGTGCTCACAAAGCCAAACAAACTACAATTGCTCAATTTCTGTACCCCCTCAATTGAGTAGGTACTGATGGACCCTGCGATGTGTACTCCTTAAAGGCCTTCGACAAATCCCGGCTATAGAGATGCTTCTATTCATGAAAATCCTCATAAGGCGAGGATCCACTAGAAGAATCACTCTCATATGGAGTGGTCTCCCTTGGTGATGATGGAAGTGAGTCCTtctgttgggaggatgaacctGATACATAAACAAGTCATATCTGATTTAAATCCATTTTGAGTTTAAATCCTCCAGTCAGTAGGCTAAGTATGAAAAATCCTCCAACCAAATCTACTTAGGTTAAGTTCACAAGATACAAAGATCCAGAATCTTGGGAAATAAATGACCAGATATTTCTGACAAGTGTAACTGATTGCTCTAAGAGTGAAGGGATTGGAATTGTTGTTTATATCCCTATAAATCATCACTATAGATGCAATGAAAACCAAAAAGGTGATAATCATCAAAATGAAGTGAAAAGGCAATAACAGTTTAACGAACCTTTTTGTCTTGAGCGGAACTTCTTTGTATGCCGCCTAATAAGCCTCTTAGCTTTGGTTATGGTGAGCTGCCTAGCAAAGGGAGAAAACTCTGTATCACTCTCACTCCAATCATTTTGGAAATCATTCTCTGCATCACCCCTCATAGTCCGCAACACAAATGCCTTGGCCTTGCGACGTTGAGTATTGAAAAGTCCCCTGATGGAAGTGACAAATCCATCACCTGCTCCATCACTTGGACGCTTAATCCAGGAAATTGGATGCTGATCAGACTTCCCTGCCTGACCTCCTTCATTGTCACTGAAATTTAGGTCACTATCAGGAACACCAGTTCCACTGGATTCCCTTTGACTGTGTACTTTGTCTTTGAACTTCTTACCCTACAAGATTAATGGAAAGACCATGACAATGATTTCTAAAGTGAAAAGGTTAAAGATTGTAGTTTTGCCATCGATTTGAAGATACTAGAACCATTATACTTGTAAGTTCACTTGCTAATGTCATATATAAAGACATAAGAGATCTGTATGA contains the following coding sequences:
- the LOC115960178 gene encoding GATA transcription factor 24-like isoform X2, with translation MAAANPQPLQARPYGDHVAVRGPIPLDDDDEGEYEDGGGGGDDAMDDLEDAHVNSVSVAEYGVGVGGGGGGGGCGGGVGGGVVMASRTSELTLSFEGEVYVFPAVTPEKVQAVLLLLGGRDVPTGVPTIEVPFNQNNRGVGETPKRSNLSRRIASLVRFREKRKERCFDKKIRYTVRKEVAQRMHRKNGQFASVKENSGASSWDSPQSCLQDGTPHPESVLRRCQHCGVSENNTPAMRRGPAGPRTLCNACGLMWANKGTLRDLSKGGRNVSMDHVGPETPVDVKPSITDGEFSGNQDEQAPEDPSKPVTEGTNKSSVNPDEEDLHDAAVDFSDLPMGLVHSSVNDEEQLWYLQEPLVELPNPSDTDIDIPANFD
- the LOC115960178 gene encoding GATA transcription factor 24-like isoform X3 — translated: MAAANPQPLQARPYGDHVAVRGPIPLDDDDEGEYEDGGGGGDDAMDDLEDAHVNSVSVAEYGVGVGGGGGGGGCGGGVGGGVVMASRTSELTLSFEGEVYVFPAVTPEKVQAVLLLLGGRDVPTGVPTIEVPFNQNNRGVGETPKRSNLSRRIASLVRFREKRKERCFDKKIRYTVRKEVAQRMHRKNGQFASVKENSGASSWDSPQSCLQDGTPHPESVLRRCQHCGVSENNTPAMRRGPAGPRTLCNACGLMWANKGTLRDLSKGGRNVSMDHVGPETPVDVKPSITDGEFSGNQDEQEAPEDPSKPVTEGTNKSSVNPDEEDLHDAAVDFSDLPMGLVHSSVNDEEQEPLVELPNPSDTDIDIPANFD
- the LOC115960178 gene encoding GATA transcription factor 24-like isoform X1 — its product is MAAANPQPLQARPYGDHVAVRGPIPLDDDDEGEYEDGGGGGDDAMDDLEDAHVNSVSVAEYGVGVGGGGGGGGCGGGVGGGVVMASRTSELTLSFEGEVYVFPAVTPEKVQAVLLLLGGRDVPTGVPTIEVPFNQNNRGVGETPKRSNLSRRIASLVRFREKRKERCFDKKIRYTVRKEVAQRMHRKNGQFASVKENSGASSWDSPQSCLQDGTPHPESVLRRCQHCGVSENNTPAMRRGPAGPRTLCNACGLMWANKGTLRDLSKGGRNVSMDHVGPETPVDVKPSITDGEFSGNQDEQEAPEDPSKPVTEGTNKSSVNPDEEDLHDAAVDFSDLPMGLVHSSVNDEEQLWYLQEPLVELPNPSDTDIDIPANFD